From Gimesia panareensis, the proteins below share one genomic window:
- a CDS encoding GGDEF domain-containing protein produces MTAILLTNLFSLSSDILICFGVGLLLAVSLGFVAGYLLGKGSSARDFRRAKQHLQNCYEHVQKSLETAYEACALLEKYPGTILTREQSTQLNQKRSKLLDLIGRLVERKAPDPAAEAVPQKTEKKKLQPFPELQWALQPEQSHIKLPDASAFEANLEMMLLAGSETELNSGLLLVQMNQCEQLKERFGIMAPAKFMKTLSRLVLHKIRDEDVVCVWKSDTLAVLFPGLTITEGQACAELVRDAIRHHHFRLETSSPEVVVTASLAYITCVPGDSAELVLERGAHALTQSQKRGRNQLIIQDSHSYEHKRAV; encoded by the coding sequence ATGACCGCCATTCTGTTAACCAATCTGTTCTCGCTTTCATCAGACATCCTGATCTGCTTCGGTGTCGGACTACTGCTCGCCGTCAGCCTGGGATTTGTCGCAGGTTATCTGCTGGGTAAAGGGAGCTCCGCACGGGACTTCCGCCGCGCGAAACAACATCTTCAGAACTGTTACGAGCATGTGCAAAAGTCACTGGAGACCGCATATGAAGCCTGTGCTCTGCTGGAGAAGTATCCGGGAACGATCCTGACCCGGGAACAGTCGACTCAACTGAATCAGAAACGTTCAAAGCTGCTCGACCTGATCGGCCGGCTCGTCGAACGCAAAGCCCCCGATCCCGCTGCTGAGGCCGTACCTCAGAAAACAGAAAAGAAAAAACTGCAACCGTTTCCCGAATTGCAATGGGCTTTGCAGCCGGAACAGTCACACATCAAACTGCCGGACGCTTCCGCGTTTGAAGCCAATCTGGAGATGATGCTGCTCGCCGGTTCGGAAACCGAATTGAACAGCGGACTGTTACTCGTCCAGATGAATCAGTGCGAACAGTTGAAAGAGCGGTTTGGCATCATGGCACCAGCCAAATTCATGAAGACGCTTTCCCGCCTGGTATTGCATAAAATCCGTGACGAAGACGTCGTCTGTGTCTGGAAATCCGATACGCTGGCGGTCCTCTTTCCGGGGCTCACCATCACGGAGGGGCAGGCCTGTGCCGAACTCGTCCGCGATGCCATCCGCCATCATCACTTCCGCCTGGAAACCAGCAGCCCGGAAGTGGTCGTCACCGCCAGCCTGGCTTACATCACCTGTGTGCCCGGCGATTCGGCAGAACTGGTCCTCGAACGGGGCGCACACGCCCTGACCCAGTCTCAGAAACGGGGACGGAACCAGTTGATCATCCAGGACAGCCACTCCTACGAACACAAACGGGCTGTCTGA
- the dxs gene encoding 1-deoxy-D-xylulose-5-phosphate synthase, protein MKIEILPRIESPVDLRTLSGTELETLADEIREVLCTVVEDRSAHFASNLGVVELCIALHLAYDFRKDRLIWDTGHQIYPHKLITGRYAEISTIRRKGGLMGYPNPEESEYDLFMTGHAGASVSTVMGLKAGDDLAGETDRKSVAVIGDGALPSGVVFEAMNNAAGLNQDVLVILNDNKMGICPRVGGLAKYLDKARVAPFYNGLKRDVSWLLNKLPVVGESMESTLGSFKEAVKGFLHGGMLFEEMGFRYIGPVDGHDIESLSGYLQMIKNIKGPVLLHVLTEKGHGFEPATNDPVSFHAPAPFQRNEENEIVPIEKPGAVKSKAYTDVVSNSIFQAMTDDERVVVLTAAMCAGNKLGKIRDGFPDRFFDTGICEAHAVAFAGGMAKAGLRPIVDIYSTFLQRSFDHIFQEVALQNLPVTFCLDRAGIAGEDGPTHHGAFDNTYLRCFPNIVMMSPGDAQDVEKMLEFSLKYEGPTAIRYPKAAADAVERQVAPVELGKSEVYVWGKDGMLVAFGSLFTDCVQAAEQLREEGLDVGVINARFAKPLDTEVIHQALQESGFVITVEEGTLCGGFGSAVLESANEAGLNTQHLRRLGIPDRFIEHGIRKELLADLGLDVAGITAAAREMAQQSRLLINE, encoded by the coding sequence CTGTATTGCCCTGCACCTCGCTTACGATTTCCGTAAGGACCGTCTCATCTGGGACACCGGGCACCAGATCTACCCCCACAAACTGATCACCGGTCGCTATGCTGAGATCTCCACCATCCGCCGCAAGGGAGGCCTGATGGGCTACCCGAACCCGGAGGAGAGTGAATACGACCTTTTCATGACCGGGCATGCAGGCGCCAGCGTCTCGACCGTCATGGGGCTCAAAGCAGGCGACGATCTGGCCGGCGAAACCGATCGCAAATCCGTCGCGGTGATTGGCGATGGGGCGCTCCCCTCTGGTGTGGTCTTCGAAGCGATGAACAACGCCGCCGGCCTGAACCAGGACGTACTGGTTATCCTCAACGACAACAAAATGGGAATCTGCCCCCGTGTCGGCGGACTTGCCAAATACCTCGATAAAGCGCGCGTGGCCCCCTTCTATAACGGCCTGAAACGCGATGTCTCCTGGCTGCTCAATAAGCTCCCGGTCGTTGGCGAATCAATGGAAAGCACGCTGGGCAGCTTCAAAGAAGCGGTCAAAGGCTTCCTGCATGGCGGTATGCTGTTTGAAGAAATGGGCTTCCGCTATATCGGTCCTGTCGACGGCCACGATATTGAATCGCTGTCGGGCTACCTGCAGATGATCAAGAACATCAAAGGCCCCGTCCTGCTGCATGTGCTCACCGAAAAAGGACACGGTTTCGAGCCGGCGACCAACGATCCGGTCTCATTCCACGCCCCGGCCCCCTTCCAGCGGAACGAAGAAAACGAGATCGTTCCCATCGAAAAGCCGGGAGCGGTCAAATCCAAAGCCTATACCGACGTGGTCAGTAATTCGATCTTCCAGGCGATGACGGACGACGAGCGCGTCGTGGTCCTCACCGCGGCCATGTGTGCGGGCAATAAACTGGGCAAAATCCGCGATGGCTTCCCCGATCGCTTCTTCGATACCGGTATCTGTGAAGCCCACGCTGTCGCTTTCGCAGGCGGCATGGCAAAAGCCGGCCTGCGACCGATCGTCGACATCTACAGCACCTTCCTGCAGCGGAGCTTCGACCATATTTTCCAGGAAGTCGCCCTGCAGAACCTGCCTGTCACCTTCTGTCTGGACCGGGCCGGGATCGCCGGCGAAGACGGACCGACCCACCACGGCGCCTTCGACAACACCTACCTCCGCTGCTTCCCCAATATCGTGATGATGTCGCCCGGGGATGCCCAGGACGTAGAGAAAATGCTGGAATTCTCCCTCAAATACGAGGGACCGACGGCCATTCGCTATCCCAAAGCAGCCGCCGATGCGGTCGAACGTCAGGTCGCTCCTGTGGAACTGGGCAAATCGGAAGTCTATGTCTGGGGCAAAGATGGCATGCTGGTCGCCTTCGGTTCCCTGTTCACCGACTGTGTGCAGGCGGCAGAACAGTTGCGGGAAGAAGGGCTCGACGTCGGCGTGATCAACGCCCGCTTCGCCAAACCCCTCGACACCGAGGTCATCCACCAGGCCCTGCAGGAATCGGGGTTTGTGATTACCGTTGAAGAAGGTACACTCTGTGGCGGTTTTGGATCCGCTGTGCTGGAATCGGCCAACGAGGCCGGCCTCAACACGCAACATCTCAGACGACTGGGAATTCCCGATCGCTTTATCGAACATGGTATTCGTAAGGAATTACTGGCTGACCTGGGACTGGATGTGGCTGGGATCACCGCCGCAGCCCGTGAAATGGCACAGCAGTCCAGATTACTCATCAACGAATAA